ATTTAGTAGTTTTCTCCCTATACCTTGTCCCTGATAATCTTCTAAAACAAATAATCCACCAATAAATGAATTGTCTATAATACTTATAAAACCTTTAACTATATTCTCTTCTTTGTAAACAAAAGTTGCAGAAATAGGAATATATTCTTCTTTAACAAGGTTATAATTTTTAATCCAATACTGTTCTGGTATGAACCTATGAGCAGTAATATTGGTCTTTAACCAAATATCCATAATTTCTTCAATTTCAAACGCTTCTAATTGTTTAATCATATTTTTGCCCCCTTTTTTATTTCATAAACTATATATAAAATTAATCTGAAATAATGTTCTCTAATGATTCTTTAATATTTTTTGTATATAAACCGCCATGGTAACATATGATTCTATCTATTTCATAATTTAATAACTTCTTTATAGAATTTTTTGCATTAACCATATCTAAAGTATATTGTGGATATGGTATCATCAATTTATCATTTTCTACTACTAATGCATCTCCTGAAATCAATGTTTTACTATTTTTCAAATAAATCGAAATATGACCTGGCATATGCCCTGGAGTAGCAATTATTTCTATACCTTCACACCAAGAAAATGAATCATTATCTTTTAAGCATATATCCACCTGAACATTTTCTATTGTTTCAATAAAACGCTGAAACTCCTTTGCACTTTCCTTTTCATCCTCTGGAATTTTATCATATATAGACTCTGCTTGCTGTAATCTTAAAGATTTTTCCTTACCACTAATATATTTTTCATCATCAATTGATGAGAGAACCTTAACATGTGGATACTCTCTTTTAAACTCTGCCAAAGCCCCCATATGGTCAAAATCATGATGTGTTATAATTATTTTTGTCAATTTACTAATATCAATTCCATTTTCTTTAGACGCATTTTTTATTAAAGGTAAAAAATTAGGGTATCCACAATCAATTAAAATAACTTCATTTTCATCACTTAATATAACCGGATAAATAATATTTTTGTCACCATTAAAATCAAATTTTATTTTTAAAACCGTTAATTTATTCATTAGTTTACTCCTCCGTAATTTATTTTCATGATCTAATTTATTCATAAATATATTAACCTTACTTTCTATAATTACTCAAGTTCATAAACGATTCTGTATCAAAATTGTTCATATTTATCTGTAAAATCTCAACAAAAAAATCGGTATTAAATTATCTGAATTGATAATAAATACCGATTTTTTATTTATATATCCTTTTGTTGCCTAATTATTCTTCTTATACTATGTTCAGAAAGATAATACTTCTTCGCAAGTCTTTTAATAGACATTCCTTCATTATATTTATTAAAAATTTCTCTGTTTCTTTTTTTTAAAATGTCTTTTGTAGCAGTATTTTCTCCCCAAACTTTTTTGTTATCATATTTTATTGGTATATATAAATATCCACCCTCTATATATTCTTGAATCAGTTGAACAATATATTCTGGCAGTATATTTTGTGCATTTTCATATTTCATATCTTTTGCTCCTATCTACTTTGATATTCGTAAATAATGAAGCAAAGACCACACAAAATGACATTGCCTAAATTAGTCTACTAAATTAGGCCCTGAACAAATCATTGTTGTGTTTATTCTGTGTAATCTTTGCACAGAGCCAAAGTAGGCAGTATATTTTATCATATAATCCATTTATTTTTCCCTCCATTTCTGTATTAATCATTTATTATTTTAAATTTTATCATAACATTAGTACTACATATCTATATTAATATTCTTTGTATTCTATTTTCAATAAAACTCTATAAATTTATATACACTATTTCAATTTATTTTTATTCTAAAAAACAGTTCTTTAATATCGAAGCACCTTCTCTAAACATAGAGCATATAATAATTTTATGAATCTATGAAAGGAGTGAACAATATGTATAAACCATATCCATGCCCTTATTACGTTAACACACCAATGTATAACCTATATAATATGTATAAGTATCAATACCCTTACTGGTTTAACACACCAATGTATAACTCATACTATTCAAAACAGTTTACTAAATTGAAGGACTATGGACCAGAACCATTTGTAGTTAATATCAATGAGGCTACTAAACAAAACGATACTTATCGTACAGCTTTATGGACAGGAGAGAACTTGCAAGTCACATTGATGAGCATCGATGTTGATGATGACATAGGTTTAGAAGTTCATCCAACAGTTGATCAATTCATACGTATTGAAGAAGGTAAGGGACTTGTTCAAATGGGGGACACAAAAGATAAGTTGGATTATCAAGAAAAAGTTTATGATGACTTTGCGATTATGATACCTGCTGGTAAGTGGCACAATGTAATCAATACAGGTAATAAACCACTTAAATTGTACGCTATCTATGCACCACCTGAACATCCACATGGTACAGTTCATGAAACTAAAGCAGATGCAGAAACTGCTGAATAGAACTACAATTATTAATATCAAAAGGTTAATTTCTCAAATAAAGGATGCTTAGTGCTACCAACACTAAGCATCCTTTATTTATATTACTTTTTTATTGACTATTTATATTTAATATTTTTTGAATACAGAAATTTATTAAAGTATATAATATAAAAAGTTAAAAACAAAGAAATCAATAAATAATCAAAACTCACTTATTATCACCTTTTGAATATATAATATTGGAGGCGTTTTATATTGTTTAATCCTTTAACCATAGTATTACGAGTGTTTTTAGCTCTAATATTTCTTTTTATCGCCACTAAATTATTAACTAAAAGAAGTTTAGCTAACCTAACTTATTTTGACTATGTTGCTACTACTGTACTTGGAACAATAGCTGGTAATCTAGCTTTTAATATTAAAATAAATATTTCAATATTTATTCTTTCTATGACTCTAATAACGTTAATTATTATGTTAATCTCTTATGTCTCTTTAAAATATAGTCCACTTCGTAAATTTGTTGCTGGAGAACCTACAATATTAATACGAAATGGAAAAATTCTAGAATATAATTTATCTAAGTTAAGCTATTCCTATAACTACTTAAATCAACAACTTAGACAAGAGGGTGTATTTGATATTAACAAAGTAGAATTTGCCATACTTGAGCCTAGTGGAGAGTTAAGTATAAAGCTAAAATCTCAAAATAGTCCGTTAACTCCACAAGACCTTAATTTATCAACCGAATATGAAGGTCTTGCTACTGAAATAATTTTAGATGGTAAGATATTAGAGAATAATCTTCAAAAAAATAACTTTAGCAAAAAATGGCTATACCAAGAATTAAATAAGAAAGGAATTAAAAATATAAATGAAATCTCTTTTGCAGCGTTGTCCTCTAATGGCAATCTATATGTTGACCTTTACCGTGATTAATATGTTGTACACTAAAATTATCTAAAATAATTTTTATATCTATAGAATATAAAAGGCACCTAATCTTGAAGTGCACCCCAAAAGTTATATACAAAATCTAACTTTTAGGATGCACTTTACTTGGATAGATGTTCTTTTATAATACTTAAATATTTACTTTTTCTCTATCAACGCCACACACTCGACATGCGCCGTATTGAGTCCGTTGATAATCGGCGATTATTACAGTGAATACAAGCAATTGTAGTACGATATTAATATTTAGTTTTATAATGTAAGGAACCCTAGTTTATTTTAAAAACTTAAGTACGTGGTCAATTTGTTATCCCCATTAAAACTACAATTTCTATTTTTGTTTATAATAAAGACCGCTTTGTGACGATCTAAGTTGTTCAACAATCGTACCCGATTGCTGAACAAGAAAAATCCTATACTTTCAGTACAGGATTTTGATCAAATTTTTTTACAAACAGTTGAACTTTTATAAAAACAGTGCAACTTTCTTTCAAAGCTACACCTATATTTTCAAATGTCCACTCTAGTCTGGTTACAGCCTTTAACAGATATACGAACAAAACATGGAAATCTTCCAATATTTATTAGGTTCCTGGAAGAATCACTACATCGCTGTACACTGTTCGGTCTAGATCACTTCCCCCTGGCACTGTCCATTCATCAGCATACAACTCTTTCTCCTGAATTCGGATACGTAAAGGACCTTTTATACCTTGAGGAATCTTAATTTTAATTTTATCATGCGGTGGAGGTAATTCAGGTATATAGCTACTATATCTTTGATTGGCAATCCCAACCCAGGCTGGAACTGCTGGCCGAGCATACAAAAGTTCAGTGGAATCAATGGAATCAATGAGGGTAAGATCAAGGTTATCAGCATCTGGTACATGCCGAATTGACGGTGGAGTAACAAGTTGTTCTAGCTGCGCTATCCACTCATTTAAGCGGTACGGACCTACTCCTTTAAGCGTGACACACACTTTATCTTCTTCCCGCCATACGCGAAGCGTTCGTTCAGGAAGTAGCTGAATCATATCAGTCATTACCACTGTTGAGACCTCTAGTCCTTGGATACTTTCAGGCTGATAGCGAGCTACGGCAAGTCGGACAAACGGCATATACGCTTCGGATACCAGGTTTGGAATAGCGATATCTACAAAACATCTCCCATCTTGAAACCATGGCTCATGTGGAACAGCAATGGCTTCATATCCTGCTTCCTTAAGATAGACTTCCCGTGGTGTACCTGACGCAAATGTGAAATCGGTTGCTTTTGGCCACCGCTCTGGACCTAATCCTGCTCTTGTCATATCGCTTCCAGCCTGAGTAACAAACGGCCACATTTCTTCCTTCGGTGATTGTTGGTCCTTAGCTACAAGCACGGCCAATTTTTCACCCTCGCCAGTTTTATACCATGGGCCCTTGAGTTCAATTCTTAAGATACCACCAAGGCGCTTTCGCGTTTTGATAATGTTTGGTCCTTCCTCGTAATCCTCTTGCCATACAAAGGCAGGGCGTGTTGCCAATATAACTGGCGGTGATGGACGAGCTGAATTTGGGATAGAAATAGGAAGTTCTGTTTGAGCGACGTAAGCTTCTTCATCTTGTTCTTTAAAGAACTGTTTAAATCGGCTGACTGCATTCAGTGTGTATGTGATTTTACGGTGACGTGTATCGCCGAACTCATGTAGAATGCCTTCTTTTATTCTATCCTCGCCACGATTGATGGTAAAAGATTGCACGGGTACATTCACCTCAACGTGGTTGGTTGGTTCCGTCCATTTCGCAGTAATCTCTAGCTTAGCCGTACTCTTTGAATCAACACCAAGGTCTATTGGATCTAAAATTGCAAACGTCTGACCTTCAAGTCGATTAGAGGAGCGGATCCGCGGCTTTCTTTCACCTTCAGGAAAGCTAAATGAACCAGGTTTTCTGAGCGGTCGTCGTACTGCATGAGTAAGTGTCACTGTCTGGGCTGGTGTGACCAATGGGTGTCGACCTTGTTTTACTGCGGCTCCTCTATCATCTTCTGTATCAATTGAAGGAAGATGATCGAAAATGGCAAAATGATCAAAAAAATCTCCTTTTAGAAACGAAGAAAGCTCTAAAGTCACTTCCTCAGCTTTGGCTAATCGAACAATAAGTCTATCTCCGATTCCTGGTTTTGAACTCTCTTCCCATTCAAAGATGTTGGAGTCTTCATTAGCTCTTTCTTTTAGGACAATCTCCATTGGCCTGAAATCTGGCCACTTGCTCCAGTACCTTTTCTCCATTCTTGTTACATTTGGACCACCAGGTTTACTGCGGGGGAACACACATATACCTGCAGCAGCCACGTCAGGAAGCAATATTTCATCTAGATGTATCGGTGCGTTTAGGTTTTGATTGACAAGAGCATTCTTTAACAGCTCTTGGATTTGTTCTAGAGTCATTAAGTCCAGAGCCTTATGCTGCTCAGATAGAGTCAGCGATGTTTTTGGAGCGTACAATAATCGCTCTGCGTTTGTATTGAATTCTGAGACGTCTACTTCAGAATCGCTGCGGATGACTAATTGATTAATTGCTTCCCCAGGACTTAACTTATTCGGTTCCAAATTGGTCGGTTTCAAATTGGGTGGAAGCGCCAATTCAGGTGATAAAACAGGTTCGTATCGTCGGTAATAGACAATATCGGTAAAATGGCGATTTACTGTTTGTTCATCTTCTTTGATCCCACCTCCGGCTATATCAGCCACCCTTGCACGTAACTGATACCCAGTTGCAAATCGGAGACGCGGAAGCGTCCCCTCTGGTACAGAGAAGTCCCAATCAAATCTGAAAGGCATATCAGGACATAGTCGATTATCTGACAAGTCAGTTCTCGGTTGGGGTACAGCAAAGCTCCATCCTCGCCAACAGGCAATGACTTCATCAGCGCGAAGAGTTCTATTACCATAGAGAATGGCTGCATGGGCCTTTGTATGTCCTTCCTCTGGAACACCTTTTACTATTTCTTTTTCGTTAACTTCGTAATCTGCCTTACGCTTATGCAATGATTTCCACTTATTACTGCCCTCTTCCCTAATATCAATTCGATATCCCAGTACCAGGTCGTCAGCATAGAAAACGTTATCACTCATAGAATTTCGAGCGTTAACATTCGCAGATCGGCGTCGGTCGGCAAAATCATCCTGACGACCGCATCTTATCAACATAAGCCCAGCCGTCCTTAAAGCTGGCATCATGAAGGATTTAGTATCTGTTTGTCCTCCTTCACTGTCTGTGGAATCAGCCAAGGACTTAGCAGCATCTCGAAGCTTTTTAGCTGCGTTGTCGACGTCAATGGTTACGACCTTCCAACGTGAATTGTCTACAGAGACCAATCCAGCATCAATGTTTGGAGGTAATCCTGCATCAATGTTAGGATTTGATCCAGGCATGAAATCTTTGTCGTACCTAGTCCATGGCGACACGATTTTCGGTAAAGATTCAGGCGCGTCTGGCCAACAAACGCGTACGATGCCCGAGGTATAATCGGTCGGAAGTTTCGAAAATGGAATCCTTAATTCAATAATAAGACCAAGTGCTTTAAGAACGTTCGGATGCTCTCTAAGCATGGCTATCGTTTGATGAAAATCTGGTAACTTTGTACATTGTTCCTCTTCATCTATATTAGGTGGTGGCGTTGGAATAATCAACTCCTCCCCACTCCATCGTGTTTTTAACTCATTGCAAACAACCTTATCTAAATTAAGTCGGTCGTCACCATAGTTCAACCTTAAAGGAGTCTTGGACACTCTATCAAAGGTATTATAGACCTCTTCGGCCTTTGTAGATGTACTTTCAACCACAACTTCATTGTCAGATCTCTGGCGCCTGCCTGAGGGTGACACGATTGTGTTGGGACCGAAAAAAGCTTCCCAAACATCGGATTCAGCTTGAATAAGAGGAGGAACCTGTATTTTGTGAATTTCTCCATTAATAACTTCAGCAAACTCCACATTCAAAGTGGCCCTCGCAAGATTTGGCGGTGGCCAGTGCTTCATTCCGTCATTTACTAAAGAGCTTCCCTCAAGCCTCGGTGCAATAAGTACACGTAAAACAACTTCGTTTTTCTTTCCTCCCGGAACTGAGATCCATACCAATTCACTCATTTTCAATACACTCCTTCAATATTAAACACTTTTTTCATTGGCTCTTCTTATACCGGCTCAAATGCTTTATAGTAATTCATGAAGTCCTTCAGTCTGTTGTCGATTTCTTCAGTAGACAGTGGTAACATTCTCCGTCTATTTCTTTTATCAGACCCAATCAACTCCCATTTCCCACTGTCGATTGTCACGGATTCAGAAAATAGTGTAAGATCTACTTCAATGACTAACTTCGCACTCCCATATAAGCTGTTCCGCTTTTCATCATAATTAAGCTTTACAGTAAGTTCTATTGAAACTGACACAAGGCCAAGTACTTCGATGCTGCCACCAAGTCGAATGGAGGCGTCTAGTTCAATGTTATTGCCGGTGGTTAGAAATCGTACTCCCCCAAGGGCATGTACTTCTGCGCTTGCAACGATGAAGTCGATAGCGACCATTGCTCCAAACTCCATTGAAGCTTCCAACCGACGAAGCTTGTCCCCTCCAAATTCTACTTCTATGTGTCCACCACCCCCGAACATCATTACACTTAGATTAAACGGGTTGTCTCGTCTACCAAAAGCGAGTGTCATGGTGACTGGATTTGAGCTGAATGGTACGTTGATTCCGAAGTAAACAGCTGCATTTCGTAACAAGAACATACCGGCATTAACACTTGGAAGGCCAAACGAGTAACTTGCGTTGATTCCTTCCGCAGTAGGGATAACTGTGGGTTTATTGCTGGGCAATAGCTCTAACATGCAATCTAAAAGGCCCTTTAACAAATTCAACTCACGGTCGAATTTTATCCCTGGATCAGTTATTTCCAAATCAGGAGCACAATTAGGTTTCTGTGTGAATGCTAATGAGCCAAACTTTAGAGAAACTAGGTTAAGTGGGAGAACGAATGTAAAGTTTTTCACCTCACAAAAAACTTCCGAGCGTTCAACTTTGAGCGTTGCACTTGTTGTTTCATCTGTTTTAAAAGGACCAAAGTCCTTGAGAATTAGGTTCGACCATTCCATCGTCGCTCCAAGGGGATTTCCTGGCTCTTGGATAATCTTTGGAGGATCTACCTGTTTGATTAATGATTCAAGTGGCAAACCAAGCAGTGTCGCTCCGGAGTATATCTCTGATAGCGGAAGATTGTCATACACTGGAATGGGCCCGCTGGTCCGTGAGATCTTATTTGCACTAAATCTAGGAGCCAATAATCCTCCCGAACAATTCGGACGATCAGTGAAATCAATATGAATTTTATCAATTTTATTGAATGGCTCAAAAGCCAAATCCTCATTAACTCCATCTAAAAACGTTTGGGTGAACTTTAGTGATATTGGACTAATAAATTTGTGTGGCTGTAATTCTCGTAAAGCAGGAAGTTCAACTGTAAACCGTTCCACCTTAGGTATTAGCTTGCCGGCATGTAGATCTATATCCATACAAAGTTCTTGCACTTCGTAAATGTCTTGAACGTTCCCAGATCGTCGATTATCTCGAATCATATCAATTGGAACACCGGGAAGATCAATGGTTCTGTATCTATCCCACAGATCTTTGGCCTGTTGTAATTTTGCTGACAAATCCCCTCTTACGAAAACTAATGGGACATTGAAAAAAACGTCACCATTGGAGCCCGTCAAGCGTATCGGAAAATACAATGGCTTACATCCAACAGCATGTGGAATGAATAAATCTCCTCCAGCACACGGATCAATCTGGAAGCTATTTGAGAGAATTTCAATTTTATCGAACGGAAATTCACGTGTTAATATAGGATCGTCAACTGCTCCTCGGACGGGCTCGGTAATCACAAGCCTTCCATTATAAACAAGACCAGTATCAGTTCCTTGGGATGGATTCTCATTGATAAAGTCACGTTCAATAAAAGTTTCCACTCGCGCTTTGTGCCCGAAGGGAAATAGCACTCCCGTCGCCAATGTACGTACCTTTTGATCCCTGCCTAGTACAACCTCGTGATCCCACTCAAAATCAGGCCATTTCACAGTGGCTGAAAGCGTCCCACCTAGTGTACTAAGTTCAAGTCGTTTCGAATATGGAAGTTTATGTGGATAACGTAAGCTGTTTGTTACAATCTTCTCCCTGTCCACTTGGGGAAGAGGTGTGTAACCATGGTTGTAGTGATCCACCATGTCACCTGGTATGGATTTAAGTGGTAAAAGCGAGAGAGCCGCATCCTCTTTATCTCCATCACTTGCCCTAAGCCGTGTATGCCATAGCCCTGTCACCCCCTTGCTTGACTTCACTGGGAGTACGGGGTGTTCAGACACAACAATACCATTGCCAGACTTTGTCACTGGCCTCACAATAAGCTTCCATGGTAGCTCTATAGCTGTTTCTTGCAGTACCATTGGTGGATAAATGACCTCCAGGTCTGTCAGCGCCCCTAAAATCCCTTGTACGGTGAGCTCAATGTAGGTACGGGCAGGTACTGCAAACTTGACTCTGCTTATACCTGATCGTTGTTTCGGAATATAGGTCCAAGGATTCAGAGGCCACCTACCTCGAGGCCAAACCTGTTCCTCAATGACCTGCGGAGGGAAACTAAGAGTGAACTCAGCATCTTCATTAGCATACAGCATTGGTATATCTCCATAATACATGTCGTCCTGCATATATAGCTCAAAACCATCCCCCCAGTTCACACCAATGTGGACCATGTCTTCTCGTCGAACAATCAATAATTTCGTCATGACTTTCACCTCCGTTTAATTTAAATAAATTTTCAAGATATACCTTCATACCTCTGACTATTATCTTCGAATTACAGTTCAGGTGGCATCTTTATACGTTTCTTTGGTAACCTCTCTAGTCACTCCTTTTTTTGTATGAACATAAAATCGAGTTAATAAATAAGCGGTGCTAAATTATAAATCTGGTTGTTTTTTTAATTGGTAGGTCTGATTTACAGACAACAAATTAATGTTATTATGGTCGCTATTAAAAAGAAATATACCCGGATATATGTTTTTAGAGTCTTTAATATAAGCTTTCCATTCTTTCTTTTAATAGCTGTTTTTTTATAAAAAAAACCTCACATGTAGTATGTAAGGAGATTGTCCCATGGGCTATTTACAAATTGTAGGTAGGGAATATTTAACACTTACGAAGTGGGAGACTTCTTTCGGATGAAAGTTAAATTTATAAGAAGGGCGGTGTTTCCTCATGTCTGCTAAAAGAAGCGTCAGTGAGGAAGAGATTATGAAAGCAAAGGGAAACTGATTTTGAAAATAAAAAAATTAATGTTGTCCAGTTTTTAATTTACGATGATGAGGGATTCCGTTTTGGAGACTTAAAAACCGTTTCATCAAAACGGCAAATTTCCATAGATGATCATTTAATATTAGAATTAAGGCGTTTTAAAGCATAACATCAAGGTTAATAAAGTGACACTCTCCACATGTGTCGACTACTGATGACTACTTTATTCGACAAAAAAGGGTTAGAAAAACGATAATGGATAATAATATCCTTGTTTTCCTTCACCTCGATCTTATGAATAAGCTTATGAAGTAACTCTGGTGTAATATCTTTTATATCTATAATCTTTTTTAGTTCGTTTTGGACTTTTTGAAGCATCTTTGTATTTTCCGTGTAACGCTTC
The window above is part of the Tepidibacter aestuarii genome. Proteins encoded here:
- a CDS encoding DUF4368 domain-containing protein, with amino-acid sequence MKRYTENTKMLQKVQNELKKIIDIKDITPELLHKLIHKIEVKENKDIIIHYRFSNPFLSNKVVISSRHMWRVSLY
- a CDS encoding YetF domain-containing protein is translated as MFNPLTIVLRVFLALIFLFIATKLLTKRSLANLTYFDYVATTVLGTIAGNLAFNIKINISIFILSMTLITLIIMLISYVSLKYSPLRKFVAGEPTILIRNGKILEYNLSKLSYSYNYLNQQLRQEGVFDINKVEFAILEPSGELSIKLKSQNSPLTPQDLNLSTEYEGLATEIILDGKILENNLQKNNFSKKWLYQELNKKGIKNINEISFAALSSNGNLYVDLYRD
- a CDS encoding cupin domain-containing protein, producing the protein MKGVNNMYKPYPCPYYVNTPMYNLYNMYKYQYPYWFNTPMYNSYYSKQFTKLKDYGPEPFVVNINEATKQNDTYRTALWTGENLQVTLMSIDVDDDIGLEVHPTVDQFIRIEEGKGLVQMGDTKDKLDYQEKVYDDFAIMIPAGKWHNVINTGNKPLKLYAIYAPPEHPHGTVHETKADAETAE
- a CDS encoding N-acetyltransferase produces the protein MIKQLEAFEIEEIMDIWLKTNITAHRFIPEQYWIKNYNLVKEEYIPISATFVYKEENIVKGFISIIDNSFIGGLFVLEDYQGQGIGRKLLNYCKSLYSSLELAVYTENISSVNFYKHCGFVVKKEQQNEDSGFMEYIMSWIKKE
- a CDS encoding MBL fold metallo-hydrolase codes for the protein MNKLTVLKIKFDFNGDKNIIYPVILSDENEVILIDCGYPNFLPLIKNASKENGIDISKLTKIIITHHDFDHMGALAEFKREYPHVKVLSSIDDEKYISGKEKSLRLQQAESIYDKIPEDEKESAKEFQRFIETIENVQVDICLKDNDSFSWCEGIEIIATPGHMPGHISIYLKNSKTLISGDALVVENDKLMIPYPQYTLDMVNAKNSIKKLLNYEIDRIICYHGGLYTKNIKESLENIISD
- a CDS encoding CD3324 family protein, whose protein sequence is MKYENAQNILPEYIVQLIQEYIEGGYLYIPIKYDNKKVWGENTATKDILKKRNREIFNKYNEGMSIKRLAKKYYLSEHSIRRIIRQQKDI